A section of the Telopea speciosissima isolate NSW1024214 ecotype Mountain lineage chromosome 3, Tspe_v1, whole genome shotgun sequence genome encodes:
- the LOC122655574 gene encoding peptidyl serine alpha-galactosyltransferase isoform X2, protein MIIRGPIIPWELGAEKGKPVAAYYGYLVGCDNILAQLHTKKPELCDKVGGLLAMHIDDLRALAPMWLLKTEEVREDRAHWATNITGDIYGKGWISEMYGYSFGAAEVGLRHKINDDLMIYPGYTPRVGVEPILLHYGLPFTVGNWSFSKLDHHEDGIVYDCSRLFPEPPYPREVQVMEPNPITRRALFLSIECINTLNEGLLLHHASSGCSKPKWSRYLSFLKSKTFAELTRPKYFTHDHMQSEKDEAQRQVLEGSERTYPKIHTIFSTECTPYFDWQTVGLMHSLHLSGQPGNITRLLSCTEEDLKQYTGHDLAPTHYVPSMNRHPLTGDWYPAINKPAAVLHWLNHAKIDAEFIVILDADMIMKGPITPWEFKAALGRPVSTPYEYLIGCDNELAKLHTRNPNACDKVGGVIIMHIDDLRVFALLWLHKTEEVRADKAHYGKNITGDIYEAGWISEMYGYSFGAAELNLRHLISSEIMIYPGYVPEPGVKYRVFHYGLEFSVGNWSFDKANWRNVDLVNKCWAKFPDPPDPASLDSTDENILQRDLLSIECARTLNEALRLHHQRRNCSTSITKTSTKLEATKETMLPRKVRMSVESLNEVGSSRVPSDPIVVDQTFSSFRVWMVVLWAFSMLVFLAIMSLVLSGRRGEGARYKGHRNKRSMLFWILGFKWV, encoded by the exons ATGATCATCCGAGGCCCGATCATACCATGGGAACTTGGCGCCGAGAAAGGCAAGCCTGTTGCTGCATACTATGG ATACTTGGTTGGATGTGATAATATTCTGGCTCAATTGCACACAAAGAAACCGGAACTTTGCGACAAAGTTGGGGGCCTTTTAGCCATGCATATTGATGACCTTAGAGCCTTGGCACCTATGTGGCTCTTGAAGACCGAAGAAGTACGGGAGGATAGGGCCCACTGGGCAACCAACATAACTGGTGACATTTATGGCAAGGGGTGGATCAGTGAAATGTATGGGTACTCATTTGGTGCTGCAGAA GTGGGCCTTCGACATAAGATTAATGATGACTTGATGATCTACCCGGGTTATACCCCACGTGTGGGTGTTGAACCAATTCTTTTGCATTATGGATTGCCATTTACGGTTGGAAATTGGTCTTTCAGCAAATTAGATCACCATGAAGATGGCATTGTTTACGACTGTAGCCGTCTCTTCCCTGAGCCTCCTTATCCTAGAGAG GTTCAAGTAATGGAACCTAATCCCATCACAAGGCGAGCCTTATTTTTGAGCATAGAATGTATCAACACTTTAAATGAGGGTCTCCTATTACACCATGCATCAAGTGGGTGCTCTAAACCAAAGTGGTCGAGATACTTGAGCTTTCTAAAGAGCAAGACTTTTGCTGAACTAACTCGGCCAAAGTATTTTACTCATGACCATATGCAAAGTGAGAAAGATGAGGCACAAAGGCAGGTCCTTGAAGGATCAGAAAGGACATATCCAAAAATTCATACCATTTTCTCCACCGAGTGTACTCCTTATTTCGATTGGCAAACTGTAGGACTCATGCACAGTTTACATTTGAGTGGCCAGCCTGGGAATATCACACGGCTTTTAAGCTGTACAGAGGAAGACTTAAAGCAATACACAGGACATGATCTAGCTCCAACACATTATGTTCCATCCATGAACCGGCATCCGTTAACTGGTGACTG GTACCCAGCAATCAACAAACCAGCAGCTGTCCTCCATTGGCTTAATCATGCAAAGATAGATGCAGAGTTCATAGTCATTTTGGATGCAGACATGATAATGAAGGGCCCCATTACACCTTGGGAATTTAAAGCTGCACTGGGCCGTCCAGTTTCAACCCCCTATGA GTATCTAATTGGTTGTGACAATGAGCTTGCAAAGCTGCATACTCGGAATCCCAATGCTTGTGACAAGGTTGGTGGTGTAATTATCATGCATATAGATGATTTGCGTGTGTTTGCCCTTCTGTGGCTGCATAAGACTGAAGAGGTCCGTGCTGACAAAGCTCATTATGGGAAAAACATCACGGGGGATATTTATGAAGCTGGGTGGATTAGTGAGATGTATGGTTACTCCTTTGGTGCTGCTGAG TTGAATCTGAGACATCTCATAAGCAGTGAGATAATGATATATCCGGGGTATGTTCCTGAACCTGGGGTGAAGTATAGAGTCTTCCACTATGGATTGGAATTTAGTGTTGGTAACTGGAGCTTTGATAAGGCGAACTGGAGGAATGTTGACTTGGTCAACAAGTGTTGGGCTAAGTTCCCAGACCCACCTGATCCTGCATCACTTGATTCAACAGATGAGAACATCTTACAGCGGGACCTGCTGAGCATTGAATGTGCAAGGACACTGAATGAAGCTCTCCGTTTGCATCACCAAAGGAGGAATTGTTCCACTTCAATTACCAAAACCAGCACAAAATTGGAGGCTACAAAGGAAACCATGTTGCCAAGGAAAGTTAGGATGTCAGTTGAAAGCTTGAACGAAGTTGGTAGTTCAAGAGTGCCTTCGGATCCTATTGTGGTTGATCAGACCTTTAGTTCTTTTAGAGTCTGGATGGTTGTTCTGTGGGCTTTCTCCATGTTGGTGTTCTTAGCAATCATGTCTCTGGTTCTCTCAGGTAGAAGAGGGGAAGGAGCAAGGTATAAAGGTCACAGAAACAAGAGGAGCATGTTATTCTGGATCCTTGGATTCAAATGGGTATGA
- the LOC122656331 gene encoding endochitinase A-like, with protein MGESACLMQTFSQVSDTSHETSEGNPIHALAESVSFGRFLSESLDWEKWSSFSHNRYLEDVEKYSRPGSVAQKKAYFEAHYKKIAAKKAAALLEQENESASNTSQPETQDVAQNDAALVSHLTESDGHEAVDEPQQPPAPSMEEGFITDTSRCNSNVEMDHLETNKVEVEDPVIEDQGLEKNSLVFESLNQLADDENHGILTEVEPSGTTYMDQTHAEENVAASQETMTSATKAKPLVSSSKPSAYSRESTLSSSPAKSTSIRSRKGNIATPNSKKSARDSVLKKCSTPKSLHMSINFAANQETLALATKTKPAVTLSKPSAYSRVSRLQSPTSKSTTPVHCRKENNPTPNSKMSERDPGNKKCSTSMSLHMSINFAANQETLASATKTKPAVSLSKPSAYSRVSGLQSPTSKSTTPVHCEKENNPTPNSKISERDPGNKKCSMPKALHMSINFAVNQETLASATKTKPVVSSSKPSLSSRASKLPSLPGKSTTPVHSRKENSATPNNKKSAGGLVTKKCSAPKSLHMSIGFTPSGTGETNKTSSVWQKIADSRRSGSLSTSKHCPTPLRTPTTASVNGLPKNPSISPQSEKRSTRSELDLTAFGSSKEGAKWQSLSIDHSKSLNACGGITRTATLSSPFSFRTDERAAKRKEKLENKYNAEGAQNEQLQMKSKEKAESELKKLHQSLGFKAKPMPDYYRETESGKNQKQISLTHLRPPKLGRKPSSNAVQDRSSLPPRRPAVKNDNSKIVIEKNNQIPTHSITAPPNEGAHDNSSPNIQD; from the exons ATGGGAGAATCTGCTTGTCTCATGCAAACCTTCTCTCAGGTTTCTGATACATCCCATGAAACTAGCGAG GGGAATCCCATTCATGCACTTGCAGAATCAgtttctttcggaaggttcttgTCAGAGTCCTTAGATTGGGAGAAATGGTCATCCTTCTCTCACAACCGATATTTAGAAGACGTAGAGAAATACTCCAGGCCTGGTTCAGTCGCTCAGAAGAAAGCTTATTTTGAAGCCCATTACAAGAAAATTGCTGCTAAGAAGGCGGCAGCCTTGCTCGAGCAAGAAAACGAATCTGCTAGTAATACTTCTCAACCAGAAACCCAGGATGTAGCCCAAAACGATGCTGCCCTGGTTTCACACTTGACCGAATCTGATGGCCATGAGGCTGTTGATGAACCACAGCAACCACCCGCCCCCTCCATGGAGGAAGGTTTTATCACTGATACAAGCAGATGTAATTCCAATGTTGAAATGGATCACTTGGAAACAAATAAGGTGGAAGTTGAAGATCCAGTAATAGAAGACCAGGGGCTTGAGAAAAATTCTCTGGTGTTTGAATCCTTGAACCAGCTTGCTGATGATGAGAACCACGGCATTCTTACTGAAGTGGAACCTAGTGGAACCACCTACATGGATCAGACTCATGCAGAG GAGAACGTCGCTGCTAGTCAGGAGACTATGACTTCAGCGACCAAAGCAAAACCACTGGTGTCTTCCTCAAAACCATCAGCTTACAGTAGGGAGTCCACGCTTTCATCTTCCCCTGCCAAATCAACAAGTATTCGTTCCCGAAAAGGAAATATTGCCACTCCAAACAGTAAGAAGTCTGCAAGAGATTCAGTCCTGAAGAAGTGTTCAACTCCTAAATCGCTCCATATGTCGATTAATTTTGCTGCTAATCAAGAGACTCTGGCTTTGGCTACCAAGACAAAACCAGCAGTTACTTTGTCAAAGCCATCAGCCTACAGTAGAGTATCAAGGCTTCAATCTCCCACTTCCAAATCCACTACTCCTGTCCATTGCAGAAAGGAAAATAATCCCACTCCAAACAGTAAAATGTCTGAAAGAGATCCAGGGAATAAGAAGTGTTCAACTTCTATGTCGCTCCATATGTCGATTAATTTTGCTGCCAATCAGGAGACTTTGGCTTCAGCTACCAAGACAAAACCAGCAGTTTCTTTGTCAAAGCCATCAGCTTACAGTAGAGTATCAGGGCTTCAATCTCCCACTTCCAAATCCACTACTCCTGTCCATTGCGAAAAGGAAAATAATCCCACTCCAAACAGTAAAATATCTGAAAGAGATCCAGGGAATAAGAAGTGTTCAATGCCAAAAGCACTCCATATGTCAATTAATTTTGCTGTCAATCAGGAGACTTTGGCTTCAGCTACAAAGACAAAACCAGTGGTTTCATCCTCAAAGCCATCACTTTCCAGTAGAGCTTCAAAGCTTCCATCTCTTCCTGGAAAATCCACTACTCCTGTTCACTCCAGAAAGGAAAATAGTGCCACTCCAAACAATAAAAAGTCTGCAGGCGGCTTGGTGACTAAGAAGTGTTCAGCTCCCAAATCACTTCATATGTCGATTGGTTTTACTCCATCTGGTACTGGTGAAACTAACAAAACATCCTCAGTTTGGCAAAAGATTGCGGATTCAAGAAGATCTGGCAGTTTGTCTACATCTAAACACTGTCCAACTCCTCTAAGAACTCCAACCACG GCATCTGTGAATGGTTTGCCAAAGAATCCTTCTATCAGTCCTCAGTCAGAAAAAAGAAG TACCAGATCAGAACTTGATCTCACAGCCTTTGGAAGCAGTAAAGAGGGCGCAAAATGGCAATCTCTTTCTATAGA CCATTCAAAGTCTTTGAATGCTTGCGGAGGCATAACACGAACTGCAACTCTATCTTCTCCTTTTAGCTTCAGAACCGATGAAAGAGCCGCAAAAAGAAAGGAG aagctggagaataaatacAATGCAGAGGGGGCACAAAATGAGCAGCTTCAGATGAAATCCAAG GAAAAGGCAGAAAGTGAGCTTAAGAAACTGCATCAAAGCCTTGGGTTCAAGGCAAAGCCAATGCCAGATTACTATCGTGAAACAGAATCAGGAAAGAATCAGAAGCAG ATTTCACTGACACATCTTCGACCACCCAAGCTAGGAAGGAAGCCCAGTTCCAATGCAGTCCAGGATCGAAGCTCTCTGCCTCCTCGGAGGCCTGCAGTCAAGAATGACAACTCCAAGATTGTTATTGAGAAGAATAACCAAATTCCTACTCATTCTATCACTGCACCACCGAATGAGGGTGCTCACGATAATTCTTCCCCAAATATCCAGGACTGA
- the LOC122656332 gene encoding two-component response regulator ORR26-like, with translation MENGFASPRVDAFPAGLRVLVVDDDPTWLKILEKMLKKCSYDVTTCGLARDALNMLRERKDGFDIVISDVNMPDMDGFKLLEHVGLEMDLPVIMMSVDGETSRVMKGVQHGACDYLLKPVRMKELRNIWQHVFRKKIHEVREIENLEGHEDACIMRNGLEGSDDGPLPSGGDTVSGKKRKDMENKEHEDQELNDPSAVKKARVVWSVDLHQKFVNAVNQIGFDKVGPKKILDLMNVPWLTRENVASHLQKYRLYLSRLQKQNEPKASYAGAKQSDLTSRDNCGSSGLQSSVTMHQNSVANGNYGYCRNKILVQDVVPETHDGDLKGLISFLPVAEPKQTLHSDAYVPQNANNGSRLGLTRSCGSLGPDVKYASFDSPIQSQPSWSGEIPGLQFTQQPKQEQDPYLMLDDYVHLPLPGTQHNQLQPTSCVNHRTAIMERDKANPAQIKPLHTRYRSNHVKKVSSTGHMVDPVSFQSEADIVNPQVLANMLTATSGSSQMKNQSFDPSSTSNSKRLQQNTTLGSGSVPVSLHKDLEVCSFQGYVSPQNIHFNNIDLFNYDDPAFSTNLPTHFFDGLKSGCDYLYESMEYPVMDQSLFIA, from the exons ATGGAGAATGGTTTTGCTTCTCCTAGAGTCGATGCTTTTCCTGCTGGTCTTCGAGTTCTTGTCGTCGATGATGATCCTACTTGGCTCAAAATCCTTGAAAAGATGCTAAAAAAGTGTTCTTATGATG TGACTACATGTGGTTTAGCAAGAGATGCTCTTAACATGCTTCGTGAAAGAAAGGATGGATTCGACATTGTAATTAGCGATGTTAACATGCCTGACATGGATGGTTTCAAGCTGCTTGAGCATGTTGGACTTGAGATGGATCTACCTGTCATCA TGATGTCTGTTGATGGAGAAACAAGCAGGGTTATGAAAGGTGTTCAACATGGGGCATGTGACTATCTTCTTAAGCCTGTACGGATGAAAGAGCTTAGAAATATTTGGCAACATGTCTTCAGAAAGAAAATACATGAGGTGAGAGAGATCGAAAACCTTGAAGGGCATGAGGATGCTTGCATTATGAGAAATGGATTAGAAGGATCTGATGATGGGCCATTACCAAGTGGAGGTGATACAGTTtcaggaaagaaaaggaaagatatgGAAAATAAAGAGCATGAGGACCAAGAACTAAATGATCCTTCAGCTGTAAAGAAGGCTAGAGTAGTTTGGTCTGTAGATCTTCATCAGAAATTCGTCAATGCTGTCAATCAAATTGGTTTTGATA AAGTCGGTCCTAAGAAAATACTTGATTTGATGAATGTTCCTTGGTTAACCAGAGAAAATGTTGCTAGCCACTTACAG AAATATCGCCTCTACTTGAGTAGATTGCAAAagcaaaatgaaccaaaagcTTCTTATGCCGGGGCAAAGCAGTCAGATTTGACTTCCAGAGATAATTGTGGAAGCTCTGGCCTTCAGAGCTCAGTTACAATGCACCAAAACAGTGTAGCTAATGGCAACTATGGTTACTGCAGAAATAAAATTCTTGTACAAGATGTCGTTCCAGAGACCCATGATGGTGATTTGAAGGGTCTAATTTCCTTCTTGCCAGTAGCTGAACCCAAACAAACTTTGCATAGTGATGCTTATGTTCCTCAAAATGCAAATAATGGTTCTCGACTGGGCCTTACTCGTTCTTGTGGGTCGCTGGGGCCAGATGTCAAGTATGCATCATTTGATTCCCCTATCCAATCTCAGCCCTCTTGGAGTGGAGAAATTCCAGGGTTGCAATTCACGCAACAACCCAAACAAGAGCAGGATCCATATCTTATGTTAGATGATTATGTTCATCTACCATTGCCTGGTACACAGCACAATCAGCTACAGCCTACTTCATGTGTTAACCACAGGACTGCTATTATGGAAAGAGATAAAGCCAATCCAGCTCAAATCAAGCCTTTGCATACTAGATACAGAAGCAACCATGTGAAAAAGGTATCTTCAACAGGACACATGGTAGACCCGGTTTCTTTTCAATCTGAAGCTGATATTGTAAATCCTCAAGTTTTGGCGAACATGCTCACCGCTACCAGTGGTTCATCACAAATGAAAAATCAGAGTTTTGATCCAAGTAGCACAAGTAATTCAAAACGTCTCCAACAAAACACAACTCTGGGAAGCGGATCAGTTCCTGTTTCTTTGCACAAGGACTTGGAAGTCTGTTCATTTCAAGGTTATGTTTCTCCTCAGAATATTCACTTCAACAACATAGATTTGTTCAACTACGATGATCCAGCTTTCAGTACGAACCTCCCAACCCATTTCTTTGACGGACTGAAGTCTGGCTGTGATTATCTCTACGAGTCAATGGAATATCCTGTAATGGACCAGAGTCTATTTATTGCATGA